One Dysidea avara chromosome 7, odDysAvar1.4, whole genome shotgun sequence genomic region harbors:
- the LOC136259608 gene encoding pyridoxal phosphate homeostasis protein-like, with amino-acid sequence MATSTSAGTDASTIKSEVKSGNSIAECLHKVLEDVKKAATPGQPLPRVVAVSKMKTVADILGAYHAGQRHFGENYVNELKEKANDPQLVQLDDIKWHFIGHLQSNKSKIVCAIPNLWMMETVDSPNLATVLDSSVKKLDLPNPLRVMIQVNTSGEASKSGCEPDLCIQLVKHVIDTCPHLHLCGLMTIGSLGHDYTMGPNPDFECLVRFRDTVAKETGCSDLELSMGMSADYVEAIKAGSNNVRVGSNIFGARQYPKK; translated from the coding sequence ATGGCTACCAGTACCTCCGCTGGTACAGACGCCAGCACAATCAAAAGCGAGGTCAAAAGTGGGAATAGTATCGCTGAATGTCTACATAAAGTATTGGAGGATGTAAAGAAAGCAGCCACACCAGGCCAACCCTTGCCAAGGGTGGTAGCTGTTAGTAAAATGAAGACAGTGGCTGACATCTTGGGTGCATATCATGCTGGACAACGACACTTTGGTGAAAATTATGTTAATGAGTTAAAAGAAAAGGCCAACGATCCCCAACTGGTTCAATTGGACGACATCAAATGGCATTTTATTGGACACTTGCAGTCAAACAAGAGCAAGATAGTGTGTGCCATTCCTAACTTGTGGATGATGGAAACAGTGGATAGTCCCAATCTAGCTACTGTACTGGACTCCAGTGTGAAGAAACTGGACTTGCCTAATCCATTGAGAGTGATGATACAGGTTAATACCAGTGGTGAAGCCAGTAAATCAGGTTGTGAACCTGACCTGTGTATCCAGTTAGTCAAGCATGTGATTGACACTTGTCCTCATCTACACTTGTGTGGTTTGATGACTATAGGTAGTTTAGGACATGACTATACCATGGGACCTAATCCTGATTTTGAGTGTTTGGTACGTTTCCGGGATACTGTTGCCAAGGAAACAGGCTGTAGTGATTTGGAGCTGAGCATGGGTATGTCAGCAGATTatgtggaagccataaaagcTGGTAGTAATAATGTGAGAGTTGGTAGTAACATATTTGGAGCTAGACAGTATCCAAAGAAATAA
- the LOC136260741 gene encoding uncharacterized protein: protein MMMTLKLICFLLFVATATQAEKRFFSPEYLALNGNMVPNCEIAEDESIDCTYASKYQRMLSVPLGVYQGDVVADVTLGINPKYANIMDTDFFVLLSDGSQAVGFLVPDHTNYGGQYDQEPCFHVQGTPGDSLSNIQKFNNGPKINDSNPVPAKFTFLISTQQKMGSCVCSTAYEGSYTTAKYYPDGVQPADRELTLDIYSEDDAGERYNFRYIAVDIQLDTHKYM from the exons ATGATGATGACACTGAAACTGATCTGTTTCTTGCTGTTCGTTGCAACTGCTACACAAGCTGAA AAACGGTTCTTTTCACCTGAGTACTTAGCTCTTAATGGCAACATGGTACCAAATTGTGAAATAGCTGAGGATGAGTCGATCGATTGTACCTACGCATCAAAGTATCAGCGGATGCTCAGTGTACCACTTGGAGTCTATCAGGGTgatgttgtagctgatgtcacTCTAGGAATTAATCCCAAATATGCCAACATAATGGACACCGATTTCTTTGTACTTCTCTCTGATGGATCTCAAGCTGTTGGCTTCCTCGTTCCTGACCACACCAACTATGGTGGACAATATGACCAAGAACCATGCTTCCATGTTCAAGGTACACCTGGTGACTCCCTTAGCAACATCCAAAAGTTCAATAATGGTCCCAAGATTAATGACAGTAATCCAGTTCCTGCGAAATTCACTTTCCTCATCAGTACTCAACAGAAGATGGGAAGTTGTGTGTGTTCCACAGCCTATGAAGGAAGCTACACTACAGCAAAATATTACCCTGACGGTGTACAGCCTGCAGACCGGGAACTCACCTTGGACATCTATTCTGAGGATGATGCTGGAGAACGTTACAACTTCAGATACATTGCTGTTGATATTCAATTGGATACACACAAATATATGTGA
- the LOC136259609 gene encoding cilia- and flagella-associated protein 95-like, with translation MALGALDPTVLPQFVERKGSLTLRSDYMRYNRAVLNDSWHEDRETEPKDYDITDLSKKQDLQLATYKKIGEDNVDIDPHETTSKVATEEAINLKDDYCTRQVHKPQVTMGNFSSTVSDHIDQGRQPGVLPSHQPEHKMRYLNTTYGLDYQYPFEWEPVPEQTESTPDKRYGRKLSSFADTTTHKLQGINTWHDSPGAIQNYDV, from the coding sequence ATGGCGCTAGGAGCTTTGGACCCAACCGTTCTTCCACAGTTCGTGGAGAGAAAAGGTTCGCTGACCCTTCGTAGTGACTACATGAGGTATAATCGTGCTGTACTGAACGACTCGTGGCACGAGGACCGCGAGACAGAGCCGAAAGATTACGACATTACTGACCTGAGCAAGAAGCAAGACCTGCAGTTAGCTACCTACAAGAAGATAGGAGAAGATAATGTGGATATCGACCCTCACGAGACTACTagtaaagttgctacagaagaaGCAATCAATTTGAAGGATGATTACTGTACAAGACAAGTACACAAGCCTCAAGTGACCATGGGTAACTTTAGTTCTACAGTGAGTGATCATATTGACCAGGGAAGACAGCCTGGTGTACTGCCCAGCCATCAACCAGAGCACAAGATGAGATACCTCAATACAACCTATGGTCTTGACTATCAGTACCCATTTGAGTGGGAGCCAGTTCCTGAACAAACTGAGTCTACCCCTGACAAAAGGTATGGCCGCAAGCTTTCCAGCTTTGCTGATACAACAACTCACAAGCTACAAGGAATCAATACATGGCATGATAGCCCAGGGGCAATACAAAACTATGATGTTTAG
- the LOC136260740 gene encoding uncharacterized protein, which translates to MLLYIKWTSVAAYCYMAIITASRTDKSVMMETFKVISCVLLIIAAVTQAERQYFSPEYLASHGNMVSNCKIAEDESIDCYFVRPFQRLLSVPIGSYPHHVFADITLGINPKYANVMDTDFFVLISDASQATGFIVPDHTNYSPSYSQGPCFHAQGTPGGTMTGLQTFKNGPTVNASNPVPQEYQFLISTKQHFGACVTATAYEGSYTTAKYYTTTIQPDHGLTLDIYSEDDEGEQYNFRYITVDIQEDIQE; encoded by the exons ATGCTGTTGTATATAAAGTGGACAAGTGTAGCTGCATACTGCTATATGGCAATTATAACAGCAAGTAGGACTGACAAATCTGTGATGATGGAGACTTTTAAAGTGATAAGTTGTGTATTACTCATCATAGCTGCAGTTACTCAAGCTGAG AGGCAGTACTTTTCTCCAGAATACTTGGCTTCACATGGTAACATGGTGTCTAATTGTAAAATTGCTGAAGATGAATCCATTGATTGTTACTTTGTTCGACCATTTCAGCGACTGCTCAGTGTACCGATAGGCAGCTACCCCCATCACGTTTTTGCAGATATCACTCTTGGTATCAACCCAAAATATGCCAATGTGATGGATACTGATTTCTTCGTGCTAATTTCTGATGCCTCTCAAGCTACCGGTTTCATTGTTCCAGACCACACCAACTACAGTCCATCTTACAGCCAGGGTCCTTGCTTCCATGCTCAAGGAACACCAGGGGGTACAATGACTGGACTTCAAACCTTCAAGAATGGACCGACAGTCAATGCCTCTAACCCAGTACCACAGGAGTACCAGTTCCTGATCAGTACTAAACAGCATTTTGGTGCTTGTGTAACAGCCACCGCTTATGAGGGTAGCTACACTACAGCAAAATATTACACCACCACAATCCAACCAGACCATGGGCTCACATTGGATATTTACAGTGAAGATGATGAAGGAGAGCAATACAACTTCAGGTATATCACCGTGGATATTCAAGAGGACATACAAGAATGA
- the LOC136259607 gene encoding dnaJ homolog subfamily B member 14-like, which produces MDANKDDALQCLSKAKKAALIGDLEKARRLTEKSNKLFPTEEAKDFLEVLKGSRVRNGMGQNSRDTSNVRRDTTQSESQQNTSTAPEYTSQQKEAVDKILQCKDYYDILGVNSSVTEDELKKSYRKLALKFHPDKNKAPRATEAFKAIGNAYSVLSNPDQRRLYDQLGPDEYNSTRQGGGGGGFSRFEGDMSPEELFNMFFGGGFTTFSMGGRRDPFASLFTSFDDSDYITNTRRRHHGYSDGDRIFVHRHHRHPGNQQPQGYSWIRLYPVIFIFIMMFAPIISDVIMSALYQTPFKLEKTKLFHNERHTQRHSIPYYVTETFQQDYPTKEAQQKVEQQVYQTYRSYLHDHCGHERMARRQAIHIAKYYRDREALKQAQSMEMTHCNQLEKLNSG; this is translated from the exons ATGGATGCTAACAAGGACGACGCATTACAGTGCCTTTCTAAAGCCAAAAAGGCAGCGCTAATCGGAGACTTAGAAAAGGCAAGACGACTAACTGAGAAATCCAATAAACTGTTTCCGACCGAGGAAGCTAAAG ACTTCCTTGAGGTACTAAAAGGTAGTAGAGTACGTAATGGCATGGGTCAGAACTCACGCGATACTAGTAATGTGAGAAGGGATACTACTCAATCTGAATCACAACAAAACACATCAACTGCACCAGAATATACCAGTCAACAGAAAGAAGCTGTAGataa GATACTACAATGCAAAGATTACTATGATATCCTGGGAGTGAACAGCAGTGTTACAGAAGATGAACTAAAGAAAAGTTATCGCAAACTAGCCCTCAAGTTTCACCCAGACAAGAATAAAGCCCCCAGGGCAACTGAAGCCTTTAAAG CTATTGGTAATGCCTATTCAGTGCTTAGTAATCCAGATCAGCGGAGACTATATGATCAGCTGGGACCAGATGAGTATAATTCCACTCGACAGGGAGGTGGGGGAGGAGGGTTTAGTAGGTTTGAAG GAGACATGAGCCCTGAGGAGTTATTTAACATGTTCTTCGGAGGAGGCTTCACCACATTCAGTATGGGAGGAAGGAGGGATCCTTTTGCAA GTCTCTTCACATCATTTGATGACAGTGACTACATCACAAACACTCGACGGCGTCACCATGGCTACAGTGACGGTGACAGGATATTCGTCCACCGGCATCATCGTCACCCAGGCAACCAACAGCCG CAAGGTTACTCATGGATCAGACTGTACCCTGTAATCTTTATATTCATTATGATGTTTGCACCAATCATCAGCGATGTTATCATGTCAGCACTTTATCAGACTCCATTTAAATTAGAGAAAACAAA GTTATTTCATAATGAaagacacacacagagacatagTATACCATACTACGTTACG GAAACATTTCAACAGGACTATCCCACAAAGGAAGCTCAGCAGAAAGTAGAACAGCAAGTGTATCAGACTTACCGTAGCTACCTTCATGATCACTGTGGACATGAGAGAATGGCAC GTAGACAAGCCATCCATATAGCCAAGTACTACAGAGACAGAGAAGCTCTAAAACAAGCTCAGTCAATGGAAATGACTCACTGTAACCAGTTGGAGAAGCTTAATAGTGGATAA
- the LOC136259606 gene encoding inactive ubiquitin carboxyl-terminal hydrolase 54-like, producing the protein MAFNAFANRQASPRNAKLIQQHNMTGSVFVDRGLLNKPGENNCFLNSAIQVLWHIDVFRRSFRQLEGHYCPGDACIFCALQAIYTQYQYTDQSSIPPNALRSALAKCFESQHKFQLGLMEDASECYDEILTQIHFHLVGNHDEDTCSVPHCISHQKFAMTLLERSECKCGATSEPLPMMQFIHYYSVAALVAELEKTKTSNLSVEKDHTLFAKMLHNAYCIDNNRECPNYLNCHKAVRPQQILLNSLDVLCVGLIWDSDQPTVRLIQLLTECIGLYIKLGNLFDQTLTEESTQRQYSLTAVVTYYGKHYSTFCYHGSHKEWVYLDDANVRKVGQKWKDVKDLFKKGHYQPLMLIYTYADAKPISIETAPVAKIDVMQSQSSNTTTTASVTTTSSDQLGLQTNATPTENMITGGKDSSQQVIISPQHNKTQHSVATNTAPRELSPAPVRNSPRASPRGISPVEEKQEDLMSFESVSSQLIAAANHTPFPNNKTYSGNLSVTTGIQPSSMPARLTGDRNSYPHSNVSSSPLVSDDLIVLDTVKASELMKHQVPSSNKIGPFEKDMLVVENRASNNNYSHSHMAAVTNNTGVATRVTNNPANSNTTHLSQSSPRQQHVSRASPHISTNQMIATRGDQLWYRDGFGVSHSDVRCVEAMQAWVKAEMSLAKGDKAVALLAYKKVSDTLQLALQDPMTAANKAKVTAKRNEAIKHADELRRSMESDKRQKQSHTPPTSRQQQCKKCGQFECQPNSDLCGPCELRNKLTQ; encoded by the exons ATGGCATTCAATGCATTTGCTAACAGACAGGCATCACCTCGTAATGCTAAACTGATACAACAACATAATATGACTGGAAGTGTGTTCGTGGACCGAGGTCTGCTCAATAAACCAGGAGAGAATAACTGTTTTCTCAACTCTGCTATACAG GTTTTGTGGCATATTGATGTGTTCAGGAGAAGTTTTCGTCAGCTCGAAGGCCACTACTGTCCTGGGGATGCCTGTATATTTTGTGCCTTGCAG GCCATCTACACACAGTACCAGTATACTGATCAGTCTTCCATACCTCCTAATGCTCTGCGATCTGCTCTAGCCAAGTGTtttgag TCACAGCACAAGTTTCAGTTGGGTCTGATGGAGGATGCTTCAGAGTGCTAT GATGAAATATTGACACAGATACACTTCCACCTGGTTGGTAACCATGACGAGGACACCTGCTCTGTACCACATTGTATATCACATCAGAAGTTTGCAATGACATTACTGGAGCGG AGTGAGTGCAAGTGTGGAGCCACTTCAGAGCCTCTCCCAATGATGCAGTTCATTCATTACTACTCTGTGGCTGCCTTAGT TGCAGAGCTGGAGAAGACAAAAACATCCAACTTGTCGGTGGAGAAGGATCACACACTATTTGCTAAAATGCTGCACAATGCTTATTGCATTGATAACAATAGGGAGTGTCCCAATTAT CTGAACTGTCACAAAGCAGTACGACCACAACAGATACTGTTGAATTCATTGGATGTTT TGTGTGTAGGATTGATATGGGACTCAGACCAACCAACAGTGAGACTAATACAACTATTGACTGAGTGTATTGGACTGTACATTAAACTGGGAAAT CTGTTTGATCAGACACTGACCGAAGAGTCAACACAAAGGCAGTACAGTTTGACGGCTGTTGTCACTTATTATGGTAAACACTACTCCACATTCTGTTACCATGGTAGCCACAAAGAGTGGGTGTACCTGGATGATGCCAATGTTAGAAAG GTTGGTCAGAAATGGAAGGATGTGAAAGATTTATTCAAGAAGGGTCACTACCAACCATTAATGCTAATATACACCTATGCTGATGCTAAGCCGATTAGTATTGAAACTGCTCCTGTTGCTAAGATTGATG TAATGCAGTCACAATCATCAAACACTACAACAACTGCTAGTGTCACTACAACATCATCTGACCAATTAGGATTGCAGACCAATGCCACACCCACTGAGAACATGATAACAGGAGGGAAGGACTCCAGCCAGCAGGTCATTATCTCTCCTCAGcacaacaaaacacaacacAGTGTTGCAACTAACACTGCACCTAGGGAATTGTCACCTGCACCTGTCAGAAATAGCCCCAGGGCTTCCCCTAGAGGGATTTCCCCTGTTGAAGAGAAACAAGAAGATTTGATGTCATTTGAGTCAGTTTCTTCCCAACTGATTGCTGCTGCCAATCATACTCCATTTCCAAACAACAAGACGTATTCTGGGAATCTATCAGTAACAACTGGTATCCAACCATCTTCAATGCCTGCACGTCTGACTGGTGATCGGAATTCCTATCCACATTCCAATGTCAGTTCCAGTCCGCTAGTTAGTGATGATTTGATAGTGTTAGATACTGTGAAGGCTTCAGAGTTAATGAAACACCAGGTTCCCTCCAGTAATAAGATTGGTCCATTTGAAAAGGACATGCTTGTCGTGGAGAATAGAGCCTCAAACAACAATTATTCCCACTCACACATGGCAGCAGTTACAAACAATACAGGAGTGGCTACCAGGGTAACCAATAATCCAGCCAATAGTAACACTACACATTTGTCACAATCATCACCACGACAACAACATGTTAGTAGGGCTTCCCCTCACATTTCCACCAATCAAATGATAGCAACCCGAGGTGACCAGTTATGGTATCGTGATGGATTTGGAGTTAGCCATTCAGATGTAAGATGTGTTGAGGCCATGCAAGCATGGGTAAAAGCTGAAATGTCATTGGCTAAAGGGGACAAGGCTGTCGCATTATTAGCCTACAAGAAAGTATCAG ACACACTTCAGTTAGCACTACAAGACCCAATGACAGCAGCTAATAAGGCAAAAGTCACTGCTAAACGTAATGAAGCAATTAAACATGCTGATGAGCTAAGGCGAAGCATGGAATCTGACAAAAG